A region from the Anomaloglossus baeobatrachus isolate aAnoBae1 chromosome 11, aAnoBae1.hap1, whole genome shotgun sequence genome encodes:
- the LOC142256246 gene encoding sialic acid-binding Ig-like lectin 13 isoform X1, with protein sequence MQFLKRRFSISLDYLAVILIASQLCKNIYCQNLSEYQIYIHPIVPVQRGLCAYVPCMFTVPTNISLSKDTNGLWYRLGVDAGHRVASRENSKYYSNGRISLIGNVTRRDCSLYIEDPLSADEGAYVFRIEDPQMKFTYTNIILNVTVIDLTNKPIISSTRLVDGKEVTMTCTSPGRCRSIAPPRISWEGAMTGTSQMMYHIPYEDGGRSFHSIFTFMPRKLQRNSTLFCRVTFQHNVTIVKEQTLNIEYSPSINITVEGVNTNDTATVIVEDGDSVSLNCIVDSNPNASVTWYKEDVVVHQNISDQIVTLKLFDITKRDAGKYLCSAMNEHGVTHRKVEIIYQNNGSRGSNINTHGHIILSASIGAVCILLFAFLVFACWRKTRRKSLNIETEPTYTDLRRSEITEIYDQLKPWTQADTAIVGSDVGVANDYENVQKQHR encoded by the exons ATATTTACTGTCAAAATCTTTCTGAATATCAAATATACATACATCCGATTGTGCCTGTACAGAGAGGTCTATGCGCTTATGTTCCATGCATGTTTACTGTGCCCACAAATATAAGTCTAAGTAAAGACACCAATGGATTATGGTATAGATTGGGCGTAGACGCCGGTCATCGTGTGGCTTCTCGAGAAAATTCTAAGTATTATTCAAATGGACGCATCAGTCTGATTGGAAACGTGACCAGACGAGACTGTTCATTGTACATAGAGGATCCATTGAGCGCAGACGAGGGCGCGTATGTTTTCAGAATTGAGGATCCTCAGATGAAGTTCACCTATACAAACATCATACTAAATGTGACCGTAATTG ATCTCACAAATAAACCTATAATCTCCTCTACAAGGCTggtggatgggaaggaggtgacgatgACCTGTACAAGTCCTGGTAGATGCCGGAGTATTGCACCACCACGTATTTCATGGGAAGGAGCCATGACTGGTACAAGTCAGATGATGTATCATATACCCTATGAAGATGGCGGAAGATCCTTCCACTCCATTTTCACATTCATGCCTAGAAAGTTACAAAGAAATTCCACTTTGTTCTGTAGAGTGACTTTCCAACATAATGTGACCATAGTGAAGGAGCAAACTCTAAATATCGAAT ATTCTCCATCAATTAATATCACCGTTGAAG GTGTTAATACCAATGATACAGCCACTGTGATTGTGGAGGACGGAGACTCTGTATCTCTGAACTGTATTGTAGACAGTAATCCGAATGCGTCCGTCACTTGGTATAAAGAAGATGTGGTGGTTCACCAGAACATAAGTGACCAGATTGTCACACTTAAACTCTTTGACATTACCAAACGTGATGCTGGGAAATATCTGTGTTCTGCAATGAATGAACATGGAGTCACACATAGGAAAGTTGAAATTATATATCAAA ATAATGGATCAAGAGGTTCAAATATAAATACGCATGGACACATTATCCTTTCAGCATCGATTGGAGCAGTCTGCATACTTCTTTTTGCATTCCTTGTGTTTGCTTGTTGGAG AAAAACACGAAGGAAGTCATTGAACATTGAG ACAGAACCCACATACACAGATCTGAGGAGATCAGAGATTACAGAAATATATGATCAGTTGAAG CCTTGGACCCAGGCAGACACTGCTATTGTAGGATCAGATGTCGGTGTGGCAAATGATTATGAAAATGTCCAGAAACAACATAGATAA
- the LOC142256246 gene encoding sialic acid-binding Ig-like lectin 8 isoform X2, producing MQFLKRRFSISLDYLAVILIASQLCKNLTNKPIISSTRLVDGKEVTMTCTSPGRCRSIAPPRISWEGAMTGTSQMMYHIPYEDGGRSFHSIFTFMPRKLQRNSTLFCRVTFQHNVTIVKEQTLNIEYSPSINITVEGVNTNDTATVIVEDGDSVSLNCIVDSNPNASVTWYKEDVVVHQNISDQIVTLKLFDITKRDAGKYLCSAMNEHGVTHRKVEIIYQNNGSRGSNINTHGHIILSASIGAVCILLFAFLVFACWRKTRRKSLNIETEPTYTDLRRSEITEIYDQLKPWTQADTAIVGSDVGVANDYENVQKQHR from the exons ATCTCACAAATAAACCTATAATCTCCTCTACAAGGCTggtggatgggaaggaggtgacgatgACCTGTACAAGTCCTGGTAGATGCCGGAGTATTGCACCACCACGTATTTCATGGGAAGGAGCCATGACTGGTACAAGTCAGATGATGTATCATATACCCTATGAAGATGGCGGAAGATCCTTCCACTCCATTTTCACATTCATGCCTAGAAAGTTACAAAGAAATTCCACTTTGTTCTGTAGAGTGACTTTCCAACATAATGTGACCATAGTGAAGGAGCAAACTCTAAATATCGAAT ATTCTCCATCAATTAATATCACCGTTGAAG GTGTTAATACCAATGATACAGCCACTGTGATTGTGGAGGACGGAGACTCTGTATCTCTGAACTGTATTGTAGACAGTAATCCGAATGCGTCCGTCACTTGGTATAAAGAAGATGTGGTGGTTCACCAGAACATAAGTGACCAGATTGTCACACTTAAACTCTTTGACATTACCAAACGTGATGCTGGGAAATATCTGTGTTCTGCAATGAATGAACATGGAGTCACACATAGGAAAGTTGAAATTATATATCAAA ATAATGGATCAAGAGGTTCAAATATAAATACGCATGGACACATTATCCTTTCAGCATCGATTGGAGCAGTCTGCATACTTCTTTTTGCATTCCTTGTGTTTGCTTGTTGGAG AAAAACACGAAGGAAGTCATTGAACATTGAG ACAGAACCCACATACACAGATCTGAGGAGATCAGAGATTACAGAAATATATGATCAGTTGAAG CCTTGGACCCAGGCAGACACTGCTATTGTAGGATCAGATGTCGGTGTGGCAAATGATTATGAAAATGTCCAGAAACAACATAGATAA